The window TCAATCACGGTTTTTTCCATTTTAAAATCTGGAATTCCGTATCGTAATAAACCACCAACTTTTTCGTCACGTTCAAAAACGGTAACGGTGTGTCCTGCGCGATTTAATTGTTGTGCAGCAGCTAATCCAGCAGGGCCAGAACCAATAACAGCAACTGTTTTTTCGGTTCTAACTTTTGGTGGATGTGCAACAATCCAACCTTCCTTAAAGGCCGTTTCTACAATGTTTTTTTCAATATTTTCTATGGTTACTGGGTCTTCATTTATACCTAATACACAAGCTTCTTCACAAGGTGCTGGGCATAATCTTCCGGTAAACTCTGGAAAGTTGTTGGTTTTATGTAAAATTTCAGCAGCTTCCTTCCATTTGCCTTTGTATACTTTATCATTAAAATCTGGAATTAAATTCCCTAGCGGACAACCACTTTGGCAAAAAGGAATACCGCAATCCATGCAACGTGCACCTTGATTTTCTAAGTGGTCTTCTTTTAAAGGAATCGTAAATTCTTTGTAATTCTCTATGCGTTTTTCTGGCGCTATATAACTTTCGTTTTCACGCTTAAATTCTAAAAATCCTGTTATTTTTCCCATAATTTACGCTAATTCTAATTGTTCTTGTTCTAATCTCACTAAGGCTTGTCTGTACTCTTCTGGTAACACTTTTTTAAACTTCGGAAGGTAATTATTCCAGTCTTTTAAAATACGTGCTGCTAAAGGACTTCCTGTTGCTTCTAGATGATTTTCAATCAATTCTTTCAACTGAAGGATATCTACTTCATTTTCTAATGGATCGATATTTAAATCTTCCGAATTGCAGTTTTGTTGGAAGGTTTCATCTTCATCTAAAACATAAGCAACTCCTCCGCTCATTCCTGCTCCAAAATTCCGACCAACAGTACCAAGAATAACGGCAACACCGCCAGTCATATATTCACAACCGTGATCTCCAATACCTTCTACAACTGCTTTTGCGCCAGAATTTCTAACACAAAAACGTTCTCCTGCTTTTCCATTTATATATACTTCACCAGAGGTTGCTCCGTATAGAGTCACGTTTCCTGTAATGATATTATCTTCGGGAACAATGGTGCATTTTTCTGGGACTTTAATAATTAATTTCGCTCCAGATAAACCTTTTCCTAAATAATCATTGGTGTTTCCGTGAACGGTGAATTTTAAACCTTTGGTTGCAAATGCTCCAAAACTTTGTCCTGCAGAACCTGTGAAATCAACATCTATAGTGTCTTCTGGTAATCCGTCTGCGCCATAAATTTTTGAAATCTCGTTACTTATAACTGCTCCAACTGCTCTGTCAATATTTGTGATAGGCATTTCAAAGTTTGTTTTTTGCCTTCTGAATAACGCTTGATGTGCTTGTTTGATAATTTTAAAATCTAAATGCACATTCAAGTTGTGGTCTTGACAGTAGGTGTTGAATAGTTGTACATCTTCTGCAACTTCTACCTTGTGTAAAATAGGAGTTAAGTCAATTCCTGAAGATTTATAATGATCTATCGCTTTATTTCTGTTTAGTTTTTGAGATTGTCCAACCATTTCGTTAATGGTTCTAAACCCTAATTTTGCCATAATTTCACGTAATTCTTGTGCTACAAAATACATGTAGTTGACTACGTGTTCTGGTTTTCCTTTAAACTTTTTACGCAAGTCCGGATTCTGCGTTGCGATACCAACTGGGCACGTATTTAAATGACACACACGCATCATAATACATCCGGAAGCTACTAAAGGTGCGGTTGCAAAACCGAACTCTTCTGCTCCAAGTAAACATGCGATGGCTACATCTCGACCCGTTTTTAATTGTCCGTCACATTCTAAAACTACGCGATTTCTAAGATCGTTCATTACTAGAGTTTGTTGTGCTTCTGCTATACCAAGTTCCCAAGGTAAACCGGTATGTTTTTGTGAAGTTAAAGGTGTTGCTCCGGTTCCTCCATCAAAACCAGCAATTAGAATAACATCTGCTTTTGCTTTAGCGACTCCAGCTGCAACAGTACCTACACCAATTTCGGATACTAGTTTTACATTAATTCTAGCTTCTCTGTTTGCAGATTTTACATCGTAAATTAATTGGGATAAATCTTCAATAGAATAAATATCGTGATGTGGAGGTGGTGAGATTAATCCAACATAAGGCGTTGAATTTCTTGTTTTTGCAATTTCCGGATTTACTTTAGGTCCAGGTAATTGTCCGCCTTCACCTGGTTTAGCACCTTGTGCTATTTTTATTTGAATTTCGCTTGCGCTTGTTAAGTAGTTAGAGGTAACTCCGAAACGTCCGGAAGCTACTTGTTTGATTGCGGAGTTTCTCCAATCTCCTTGTGAGCTTTTATAGAAACGTTCTTGGTCTTCTCCACCTTCACCAGAATTAGATTTTCCTCCAATTCTGTTCATGGCAACGGCTAAGTTTTCATGTGCTTCTTTACTAATAGAACCATAAGACATGGCTCCAGTTTTAAAACGTTTTACAATTTCGGTCCAAGGTTCTACTTCTTCTAAAGGAATTGGGTCAAATTGGTCAAATTCAAACAACCCTCTAATAGTCATTAGGTTTTTAGATTGGTTGTTAACTAAATCTGAAAATTCCTTAAAAGTAGAGGCTTTATTGGTTCTTACCGATTCCTGAAGTTTCGCAACGGTTAACGGATTAAACATGTGTTTTTCTTGTCCGCGTCTCCATCGATATTCTCCACCAACTTCAATTTCTGGTTCTGTATTTTTATGAAAAGCTCTTTTGTGACGTTTCACAATTTCTTGCTCAATTTCTCTTAATCCAATACCTTGAATACGCGTTGGTGTATTTGGGAAATATTTTTCAACTGTTGAAGTTTTAATCCCGATGCATTCAAATAATTGAGAACCACGATAAGAGTTTAAGGTGGAAATTCCGATTTTGTTCATCACCTTCAGAATTCCTTTACCAACTGCTTTATTGTAATTTTTAATAGCAGCTAAATATTCTAAATCGGTAAGGTCTGCATTGTTGATTTGTTTCTGAACAATTTCATTTACAATATATGGATTTACAGCACTTGCGCCATAACCAAATAGTAGTGCAAAATGATGTACTTCACGAGGTTCAGCAGATTCAATAATTAAACTAATTCTAGAACGTTTTTCTAATTTGTGTAAGGCGTGATTTACGTAAGAACATGCTAGAAGCGCAGGAATTGGTGCGTGATTTTCGTCTACAAATCTATCAGATAAAATAATAATATTTGCGCCTTCATCTATCGCTTTAGAAGCTTTAGTGACTAAATTTTCTAGTGCAACTTCCAGTTCGTTTAATCCACGATTTACTTCATATAACATCGAAATAGATTCGATTTTAAAATCGGGATTCGTATCATAATCTCTAATTTTATCTAAATCATGTTTAGAAATAACAGGATTCTGAATTTTTAATTTCTTACAATGCTCGGCATTAATGTCGAATATATTAACATCACTACCAAGTGTTAAACTAATATCTGTAATTAATTCCTCACGAATACCATCTAAAGGAGGATTGGTAACTTGAGCAAATAACTGTTTGAAGTAGTTATAGATTAGTTGTGGTCTTTCCGATAAAATAGCAATAGGAGTATCGCTTCCCATAGATCCAATAGGTTCTTTACCTAATTGTGCCATGGGACGAATAATGGTATTTAAATCTTCTTCGGTATAACCAAAAACAACTTCACGCTTTTTCAGATCGATTTCGTCATATTTAATATGGCCTTCTTTAGCTTCAATATCTCGAAGGTGGACTAAGTTTTCATCTAACCACTTTCTGTAAGGATGTTTGGCTGCAATTTCTTCTTTAATTTCTTCATCGTTAACGATACGACCTTCGCTCATGTTTACTAAAAACATTTTTCCTGGCTCTAAACGACCATGGAATTCTATATTTTCAGGAGCAATATCTACAACTCCAGTTTCTGAAGACATGATAACATTTCCTTGTTTGGTAACCGTGTAACGTGAAGGACGCAATCCGTTTCTATCTAAAACGGCGCCAATAAAATTACCATCTGTAAATGGTATAGAAGCTGGTCCATCCCAAGGTTCCATTAGACATGAATTGTATTCGTAAAATGCTTTTTTAGCATCCGACATATTTGGGTTTTTCTCCCAAGCTTCAGGCACAAGCATCATCATCGCTTCTGGAAGTGAGCGACCTGTCATTAATAATAATTCGACAACCATATCTAAGGTTGCAGAATCTGATTTTCCTCTTAAAACCGTTGGGATAATCTTTTTAATATCATCACCAAATAATGGGCTTTCCATGATTTCTTCGCGAGAAAACATACGAGATACGTTACCTCTTACGGTGTTTATTTCTCCGTTATGACAGATGTATCTAAATGGCTGTGCTAAATCCCAAGTAGGAAATGTATTGGTAGAAAAACGTTGGTGTACTAATGCTAATCTAGTGTCTAGGGCCGAATTAAATAAATCTAAATAATATTCATTAATATGTTCCGGCATTAATAAGCCTTTAAAAATAATGATTTTAGTAGATAAGCTTGGTAGGTAAAAGAATTTAGCTTCCGATAATTTAGAATCATATATAGTATGTTCTGCAATTTTTCGTGCAGCATATAATTTTATGTTGAATTCTCTTTCGGTTTGTGTATCGTTTTCCTTTCCTATAAATATTTGTTTTACAAAAGGTTCTGTCACTTTAGCAATTTCACCTAATACATCACTATTCACAGGTACGTCTCTCCAGCCTATTAATTTAAGGCCTTGATTTTGAATTTCTTTTTCAAAAACATCGATACAATATTGACGTTGGTTTTCTTTTCTAGGAAGGAATACATTACTGGTTGCATATTCTCCAGCTTCTGGCAGATCAAATTCGCAAAAAATCTTAAAAAATTTATGAGGAATATCGATTAAGATTCCCGCGCCATCACCTGTTACACCATCAGAACTTACCGCTCCTCGATGTTCTAGTTTAACTAAAATTTCAAGAGCTTTATGGATGATGTCATTCGATCGTTTTCCTGTTAAGCTACATATGAATCCTGCACCACAATTATCGTGTTCAAATTCTGGTAAATAAAGTCCTTGTTTTTTTAGCATAATGAGTCAAATTTAAAGGCTTTTAAGGCCTTATTACGTCTCTAATATAGAAGCTATTATTCGATATAAAAAAAGGAGCAAACACTTTTTTCATATCGATAATTTAGTGGGTTCTAAATGAAAATTCAGC is drawn from Lacinutrix sp. WUR7 and contains these coding sequences:
- the gltB gene encoding glutamate synthase large subunit, with product MLKKQGLYLPEFEHDNCGAGFICSLTGKRSNDIIHKALEILVKLEHRGAVSSDGVTGDGAGILIDIPHKFFKIFCEFDLPEAGEYATSNVFLPRKENQRQYCIDVFEKEIQNQGLKLIGWRDVPVNSDVLGEIAKVTEPFVKQIFIGKENDTQTEREFNIKLYAARKIAEHTIYDSKLSEAKFFYLPSLSTKIIIFKGLLMPEHINEYYLDLFNSALDTRLALVHQRFSTNTFPTWDLAQPFRYICHNGEINTVRGNVSRMFSREEIMESPLFGDDIKKIIPTVLRGKSDSATLDMVVELLLMTGRSLPEAMMMLVPEAWEKNPNMSDAKKAFYEYNSCLMEPWDGPASIPFTDGNFIGAVLDRNGLRPSRYTVTKQGNVIMSSETGVVDIAPENIEFHGRLEPGKMFLVNMSEGRIVNDEEIKEEIAAKHPYRKWLDENLVHLRDIEAKEGHIKYDEIDLKKREVVFGYTEEDLNTIIRPMAQLGKEPIGSMGSDTPIAILSERPQLIYNYFKQLFAQVTNPPLDGIREELITDISLTLGSDVNIFDINAEHCKKLKIQNPVISKHDLDKIRDYDTNPDFKIESISMLYEVNRGLNELEVALENLVTKASKAIDEGANIIILSDRFVDENHAPIPALLACSYVNHALHKLEKRSRISLIIESAEPREVHHFALLFGYGASAVNPYIVNEIVQKQINNADLTDLEYLAAIKNYNKAVGKGILKVMNKIGISTLNSYRGSQLFECIGIKTSTVEKYFPNTPTRIQGIGLREIEQEIVKRHKRAFHKNTEPEIEVGGEYRWRRGQEKHMFNPLTVAKLQESVRTNKASTFKEFSDLVNNQSKNLMTIRGLFEFDQFDPIPLEEVEPWTEIVKRFKTGAMSYGSISKEAHENLAVAMNRIGGKSNSGEGGEDQERFYKSSQGDWRNSAIKQVASGRFGVTSNYLTSASEIQIKIAQGAKPGEGGQLPGPKVNPEIAKTRNSTPYVGLISPPPHHDIYSIEDLSQLIYDVKSANREARINVKLVSEIGVGTVAAGVAKAKADVILIAGFDGGTGATPLTSQKHTGLPWELGIAEAQQTLVMNDLRNRVVLECDGQLKTGRDVAIACLLGAEEFGFATAPLVASGCIMMRVCHLNTCPVGIATQNPDLRKKFKGKPEHVVNYMYFVAQELREIMAKLGFRTINEMVGQSQKLNRNKAIDHYKSSGIDLTPILHKVEVAEDVQLFNTYCQDHNLNVHLDFKIIKQAHQALFRRQKTNFEMPITNIDRAVGAVISNEISKIYGADGLPEDTIDVDFTGSAGQSFGAFATKGLKFTVHGNTNDYLGKGLSGAKLIIKVPEKCTIVPEDNIITGNVTLYGATSGEVYINGKAGERFCVRNSGAKAVVEGIGDHGCEYMTGGVAVILGTVGRNFGAGMSGGVAYVLDEDETFQQNCNSEDLNIDPLENEVDILQLKELIENHLEATGSPLAARILKDWNNYLPKFKKVLPEEYRQALVRLEQEQLELA